The DNA sequence CTCGCTCGGCCGCGGCCGTCTCCGCCCGAGAGAGGGTGCGTAGAGGGCCCCGCGACTGGAGCTCAGCAAGGCCGTGAACCCCCGACCAGGCTGCGACCAGGGCGCCATCGAAGTTCGCGGCTGCGACGATTCCCAGCCGCACCAGCTCTTCTATCACCGACCCAAGAATCTCAAACGGCCCTTGACTGTTCGGCCCGTTGCGGCCAGCGGTCGCGTAGTCGAGGTGGTTGGGGACCGCAAAAGCAGCCCGGAACAGGCCGTTCCGCTCCCGAGCGAACCGCAGGTACGCCCGAGAGACGGCCGCCAGACGATTCTTCGCCGCCTCCGGAGCAGACGGCCCCGAAGCGACCTCGTCGACCTCCTCCCTCATAACCTCCGCAAGCTGCTCCATGGCAGCATGACAAACAGCAAGGAGCAATTCGTCTCGGTCCGCGAAGTGTCGGTATGCGGCGTTCGGAGCGACTCCTACCCTTCGGGCCACCTCGCGGAGCACGACCGCATCGGGGCCACCGTGCCGAGCAAGTTCCACCGCCTCGCGAACCATCGCCGCACGAACAGCGCCGCGAACTCGTCGCGGCCGATCCTCCGCCATCAGATCTTTCTCCACCCCCCGATTCTGACGGAAGAAGAGAGTTGTGGACAGTGTTCACTTCGGCTAGCGTGAACACCGTCCACATTTTGTGGACACTGTCCACAGGAGTCTACGTGCAACCCCACAACATCGAATCGCTTGTCGAACGCAACGCGACGTTCGCTAGAACCATGTTCAACGGCAACCAGGGTCTCCGACCCAAACTGTCGGCATTAATCATCACGTGCCTGGACCCCCGGCTCGATCCTGTGTACGTACTCGGTACGCAACCCGGGGATGTGGCCGTAATCAGGAATGTAGGGGGACGTGTAACCCCTGACGTCCTACGCCAACTGGCCCTTCTGGACGCAATGACACCGTCGGCCGGCGCCCAGCCGGCCGCCGACCCCTTCGCCATCGTGGTCATGCAGCACGACGACTGCGGCATCACGCGGATGGGGTCCCGGCCCGAGGAACTGGGCGCATATCTCGGCCTGAGCGCTCCAGAGATCGACATGGGGAGCATCTCCAATCCCCCGAACACGCTCAGCCATGATGTCTCGGCCTTGCGAAAGTGGAGTTCCCAGTTCGGCACCCGGTATTTGGTCACGGGTGTGCTGTTCGATGTGGAGACGGGTCTGATTCGCAAAGCATCCCCTGAGGAGGACGCATGAATGCATCACCGACCGTGCTGGTCACCACGGCGAACGGGGGAATCGGGCAAGCCACCATCCGCGCTCTGCTCAAGCATCCCGGCATGCGGGTGCGGGCGGTGGCGCGAGCTGATGATGCACGAGCGCGAGCTCTCAGCCAACGAGGGGTGGATGTTCGGATAGGGTCCCTGAACGACTTTCGATTCGTCGAGGCGTCTATGAGAGGTGTCGACCGAGTCTTCCTGGTCACCCCCTTCTCGCCCTCATCACTGGACGTCGGAGTGAACGTGGCAGCGGCCGCGGACAGCGCGCGAGTCGACACAATCGTAACGCTCAGTCAATGGCTGTCCGACCCCGACCATCCCTCCGTGCATACTCGGCGGACGTGGCTCCTCGACCGGGCTCTGTCTTGGCTGCCTCACACCAGAGTTGTCACCCTCGACCCCGGATTCTTCGCGGCAAACTATATGGCAGCGCTTCCGGCAACTGCGGCCACAGGGGTCTTTCTCAGCCCATACGGGATGGGCCTCAACGCACCTCCATCGAACGGCGACATCGGCGCCGTGGCCGCAGCGATCTTGTCGAACCCGGAACCGCACACCGGGCGCCGTTATCGCCCCACGGGCCCCGAACTGCTGGACCCGCCCCAAATGGCGGCCATCATCGCCAACGTCTTAGAGCGGAAAGTGCGACACCGTGAAGTCAGCTTCAGAACCTTTTCACGGTTCGCCGCCGTCGCAGGGTTCGACGACTTTACTCTCGCGCAAGCTCGCTGGTACGCACGAGAAGCCGCCCAGGGCTCATTCGCAATCGGCGCACCAACCTCCGTGGTGGCCGACTTCACCGGCGCTCCAGCAGAGGACTTCGATACCACCGTTCGAAGCTATGCCGATCGCCTCAGCCACACCAGCCGGCTCGCTCGCTCCATCCGTGCTGCAGGTCTCCTCGCCGCCGCCCTCACCGCGCGGCCCCTTTCCGAGAGGAGCTACCACGAGCGTTTCGACTTAACCTCTGGAGAGGTCAGAACTCTCTCGCTTCAAAGCGAACGGTGGATCGCAAAGCACTGACGCCGACCCGTACCGCGCCCCCCATGTGACCTCGCCGGGACGACGAAACCCGAGGTCAGCTAGGCGGAACAGTGCATCACAACTCGAACGAGGAGGAAGCCAACCGGACGATGAATTCGCCCCTGGCAGCGAGGTGACGGAAGCTCATAGCCAGACGCTCTAAATACCGATCGGGCCCGATAGCCCAAGACACGATCTAGGAGACCAACGAGCGTCGAACGTCCGGCACAGAGTGGGCGGTCTTCCCACGCCCGCGGGCGGCGGCGCCGCGTGCCACCCAGCGGCGGAGTACGGCTCACTTACCCGCCCGAGCGTCACCTTCGCCATAAACAGTATCGTGAGACCGCTTATCGACGGCGGGCCATACTCCGAATCCCCGGCTCGGCCGAAGACCACCTGAAGACGAGCCGCCATTCGGGCCACTCGGGTGAGCGCTCGTCGCCGCTAGTGCCTTCGCGATATCTGCTGTCAGCTCTGCGGGCGGTCGCGCGAGATCAAGCCGCATACCGGCTTCGTCCGGCTGGAGGCGTTCGAGGGTGGCGAGCTGCGAGCCCAGGAGCGACACCGGCATGAAGCGGCCGGGTCGCGCGGCCATCCGGGCGGCCAGCAGCGCGCGGTCGCCGCCGAGCTCCGCGAAGACAGCGTCCGGAGCCTCCGCCCGGATGAGGTCGCGGTACGCGCGCTGCAACGCCGAGCAGGCGACGACCACCCCCTCCGGGGAGGTCCCTGCGAGCGTCTCCCCGACGGTCCGCAGCCAGGGCGCACGGTCCTCGTCGGTCAGCGGCGTCCCGGAGGCCATCTTGGCGACGTTCGCGGCCGGGTGCAGCGCATCCCCGTCGATGAACGGCACGCCGTGATGTACCAGGCGAAGCACCACACTGATGCGTCGGCCGAGCTGGTCCAGCTCAGCGGCGTCGGCATGCGCGGCCTGGTGGACCTCTTCGCCGCCGGTCAGCGGTCCGGCGACCTGCGCACCGACCAGTCACCGCAGGAGCAGGCGCTCGTGGCCTTCGCCGCCGTCCACGGCGTGGCCACCCTCGCGACGGACGATCTCCTAGACGGCGTCCCCTCGCAGACGGCGGCGCGGCTCACCCTCGAATTCCTCTGGCGCGGCGTCACGGCATCGCCCCGTGGCGCCCCTTAGCCCACCGTCGTCTCACCGGGGGTCCCTTCCCCTCACCTTCGCGTCTCCGTATGGTCAGAGGACGGCGGCACCGCCGCCTACCACCGCGGCGCTCAGACCTGCCAGCTGTGCTGCCGTCAATCGTTCACCGAGCAGGAGGCGGCCCAGCAGTGCAGTGATCGCCGGGGCGAGGGCTCCCATGAGCGCCACGAGCACCAGGTCACCTGTCGCGAGCGCCAGCGTGAGCAGTATGTTCGCAGCGCCGTCGGTCACACCCGCCATCGCGGCGGCGGCGAAGGAGATTCTTCGGGATGAATTCGATGCGTCGGCGGGGACGGACCCGCGTTGCCTGAGGCCCACGAGCGCGACGACGACAACGACGGGCGCGAGAACCCCGAGACGTGCCGCGGCGACGGTCCAGAGCCCGGCGTCCTTCGGGGCCAGGCCGATCGTGATGATGAAGAATCCGAAGGCCAGTCCGGCCAGCGCGCCGTACACCGGCCCTGCCCCCATGCGCCTTGCCGACACACGGCGCGTTCCTTGTCGGGGCTCACGGCAGATGAGCACGATCGCCGCCAGGGACAACGCAAGGGCGGCAAGACGGAGAGCGCTGATGCCATGCTGGACCACCGCCCCCGCCAGGGTGACCATGATGGTGCTCGCGCACTGGGTTGCGGCAGACACTGCCCCAACGGGCCCCATCGCAAGACCGCGATACGACAGGATGAGCCCCAGCCCACCCACCAGGCCGGCGACGAAACCCCAGAGCAGCGCTGGGCCGCTCGCCTTTCCCGGCACGGCGAACGCTATCGGAACGACCAGTGACAGGCTTGCGGTCGCGGAGATGAGGAGCACCTGGACGACCGGCCTGCTTCTGCCCGCCACGCCCGCGCTGAAGCTGCTCAAAGCGACGAAGACCGCGTCCAGCGCAGCGAAGATGCCGGTCACGGCGTGACTGCGAGGGTCCGATGGGACGGTCGTTCAGCCGCGGTCATCCGGATCCACCCCGGTGCGGCGCCCGTTCTCCAAAGAAGCGATCGCAGACATGTCAGACCCGTCGAGCCGGAACCCGAAGACATCCAGATTCTCGCGCATCCGCTGGACGGACGCCGATTTCGGGATGGCCAGATTTCCCGAATCGAGCTGCCACCGGATGACGACCTGAGCGGGGCTGACACCGTACTTCTGCGCGACGCCCCGAAGAACCGGCTCCTCCAGAACGAGGCCGCGCGCCAGCGGCGACCACGACTGCGTCGCGATTCCGTGCTCGACGTGGAATCGTCGGAGCTCACGTTGCGGCAGCCACGGGTGGAGCTCCACCTGGTTGACCACGGGGACGGTCCCGGTTTCCCGGAAGAGCCGTTCCAGATGATGGACATGGAAGTTCGCGACCCCGATGGACGTCGCCCGGCCTTCATTGCGCAGCGCCTCAAGCGCGCGCCAGGAGTCGACGTAACGGTCTGACGCGGGGGCCGGCCAATGGATCATGTAGAGGTCCACCGAATCGAGCCCCAACCGGGCGAGGCTTGCATCGAAAGCCCGCAGCGTCGAGTCGTAGCCGTTGTCGGTCCACCAGGCCTTGGTGGTGATGAAGATCTCCTCCCGCGGAAGGCCTGACCGGCGGATTCCCTCGCCGACACCGACTTCGTTGTCGTAGAAGGCCGCCGTGTCGACGTGCCGGTATCCGCTCTCGATCGCGGCGAGAACCGCGCTCGCTGCTTCTTCTTCGGGAATCTTGTAGACGCCGAAGCCCAACTGCGGAATGCGTCGGCCGTCCCGCAACTCGCGATCGGGAACACCAGAGAATGTGGTCATCGCCTCATTCCTGTCCTGAGATTCGAACGAGCATTTTCCAGGGAGGACGTCCCTCGTCCAGTCGCTCGAAGGCGAGAGCCGCATCCTCGAGCGAGACTGCTTCGGAGATAAGGGGCTCGACCTCGACCGTGGCAGAGCCGAGAAGGCCCACCGCGACGGCCACGTCGTCGTCCCACATGTGCGCGGCAGAGCCGATCAGCGTCTTCTCCTTGAGAACCACCTCGAGGGTGTCCAGAAGTTCCTGCTCTGCCGAGACCCCCAAGAGAACGATGCGTCCCCCGGGGCGTACCAAGGAGACCGCACGCGAAAGGACTCCCGGCGCGCCGGCAGCTTCGATGAGGATGTCCGCGCCTCGTTCCGGCATGACCCGGCGCACGCGATCGGCGAGTTCCGCCGAGTCTTCGGCCCACAGCGGGGTGGCGCCGAACCTGGCGAGCAGCGCGTACCGTTCCGGATCGGGCTCCACGACCGCGACCTCGTGTGCGCCGACGCTCCGAGCCACCTGAGCGACCAGCGCCCCGACGGTCCCGCCTCCGATGACGAGAAGGGTGGCGCCGATGTCGAGACCGGATCGCCGCACAGCGCGCACGGCGACGGCGAGCGGTTCGGACAGCGCCGCCGTCCGGAGCGGCACGCGCGGAGGGACCTCGATGAGTCGGTCGGCGCGGCCGACCACGTACTCGGCCAGACCGCCGTCAATCTGTTGGCCCGTCACCAGAAGGTGCGAGCAGCGGCCCTCCTCGTGATGACGACAGTGGAAGCACTGTCCGCAGCCGGTGACGACATCGACGACGACCCGAGCACCGATTCCCGGCCCGGAGCCGTCGCGCGCCGGCACCGCAACGATGCCCGCTATCTCATGGCCGAGGATCACTCCTGGTTCGATGACGACCGGGCCGTGACGCCACTCCTCCAGGTCGCTGCCGCACAAACCCACCCACGCGACCTCCACCAGCGCCTCGTCATCGCGAAGCGAAGGGACCGAGACGGGCCCAATCTCCAGCCGCCTCCGGCCACCCCAGCGGGCAGCCAGCATCGTGTCCCCCGGTCGTCTCGCGAAAGTCATACTCGTGGGCTGACGTCACGCGAGCTGCGGCGGAAGAGAAAGGTCGAGGACGAGGCCCCCGGGCGACTGGGCGACGCGAACCGTCAGCGTTCGGCGATCCTCGTCCCAACGCCATTCGTCGCTCTCTTCCGCGCCGAGCGGCGCGGAAATAGTCGGCGAGACCAGCCCGCCGCCGAGCGGGATGTTCAGCGTATCGATGCCACCGCTGCGGCGAGCGACGACGACGCGCAATCGGCTCGGCATCCGCAGTCCGACCACGATCCAGTCGTCGGACCACCCCGGCAGACCGACTGGCCAGACCGGATAGGAGCGGACGAGCTCACTGCGAACCGACTTGTGCGCCTCGACCGCTGCTGCCAGAAGCTCTTGCTGCTGCTCGGAGAGCTCCGATACGGCGCCGGATAGGTGAAACCGACCGATTAGCGCTGTCCCCAGGGCCATTCGCGTCTCGGAATCGCTCGTCCCGGCATCGGGGTAGGTCCACATGGCGAGCTGCTCCGGCGGGATCGCGGTCAGCCCGGCAGCCGAGATGGGGAGCACGAGAGCCGTGTTGTCCTGATCGCTCGACTGCTGGAGTTGGACATGCTTCAGCGTTTCGGCGTCGGCTCGCATCCCTCCCGATCCGCAGTTCTCGATGATGAGGCCGGGATGCCGGTCGAGCAGTTCCTCGAGCCAGTCCAGGTATGCGCGAGCGTGCTGCAGCCGTCCGTCACCGGGACTGCGATCGCCGGAGTCAGTACCGTGGGCGCCCGCGATGTTGTAGTCGAACTTGAAATAGCCTGCGCCGAGGTCGACGAGGCGATCGATCACTGCGGTCGCGTGCGCCCGCGCGGCGGGATGTGTGAAGTCCAGGTGATATCGGCCGTGCTCGACGATTCGCCGGCCGCGACGCAGGAAGAATGCCCCGTCCGGCAGTTCGTTGGCCAGCGGGCTGCGCACGCCGACGACCTCCGGCTCGACCCACAGCCCCGGCACCATTCCCGCATCCCGGATCCGCTGCAGTGTGAGCTCGATACCGTCCGGGAATCGGTTGCGCGAGGGTTCCCATGCCCCCACCGTGTCCCACCACCCGCCGGACTCGTCGTCATACCAGCCGGCGTCGATGCAGAAGATGTCGGCACCCGCTGCTGCGACGGAGTCGATGAGCGGCTCGAGCTTGTCTGCGGTGGGATCGCCCCACAGGGCCTTAAGGAAGTCGTTATACACGACTGGCGCGTCGAGGAAGGCGCTGTGGGCCGTCCGAGACGATCGCCGATGTTCGGTCAACGCGGCGACGGCGTCCTGCCAGTCACCGGCGGCGACGGCATAGGAGGCGCTGACGGTCGTGAAGACATCACCGGGGTCGAGCACATAGTCCCAACCACCGTCGACGTCGGTGGGTCCTTCGAGCCCGATGTAGAAGAGCTCCGGACCGAGCTCGCCGATCTCCCAGCGCCAGGCTGCGGGCGACTCGACCTCCCAGGCGATCGCGCCGCCGCTGGACCGTTCGATGATTCCCATGGGCAGGTGGGCACGCGTCGCCCACTGGCCTTCCGACCGGATAGATGAGGCGTTCAACCCGAAGTACTTCGCGCCGGGCTGGAATGCGCGCGGCAGCACCTGAGCGAGGGGGCGGCTCTGCCAGCGGAACTCGGCGGTCCAGTCATCGTCCGCGTGCCGCAGGGTGACGTCCTCGCGCGGCCAGGCCACGGGCAGGACCGCACTGCTGACGGCGAAGAGCACCGTGGGCTCGTCGCCCTCGTTCCGCACGTCGACGGTGGACCGGACAGCCCGGACACCATCGAACGAGCTGAGGTGCTGGGTCACGAGGATGCCCCGTTCGGCGTCGCACAGCTCGAGGCTGAGGTCGTGACGTCGCCCACTGGTCTCCTCCCGGTGCTGCCGGTAGCGCAGACGGGAGCCGACGAGGCTGTCGACGACGCGTCCCGTCGAGCGGTCTGCGCCCTCCGCCTCGGTTCGAACCTCGACGAGCGGGGTCGCGCCACCCTCCACGCGGTAGCGGCCCTCGGGCGTCTCGGTCTCGATCGAGACCAAGGAGACGGACCCGTCGGACGCCACAGCGATCTCGACGGTGAGGGCACGGTGGCCCCAGCGGATCGTCCGCTCCGGGGTCATCGCACTGCTCCCACGGTCAGGCCGTCTCTCATCTGCCGCTGCACGAACAGATAGATCACCAGCAGGGGAAGGGACGCCAGGACCGCAGTCGCGGTCAAGGTGCCGTAGTTGGTCACATTCGCTCCGATGCTCTGAAGAAGGGCAAGGCTCAGGGGTTGCAGTGCCGGGTCATTGATGAAGGTCACGGCGGCGATGAACTCGCCCCACGCGGTGATGAAGGTGAGCACGCCGACGACCAGCGCACCGTTGCGGGTGAGCGGCAGGACGACGGACCGCAGCAGGCGGAGGTTGCCCACTCCATCGACCTCCGACGCGTCGAGGACCTCCGTCGGAATCCCCGCACAGAACGGCACGAGGAGCAGCACAGCGAACGGCACCGCGGCGGCCGCGTCGACCGCGATCAGTCCCGGGATGGTGTTGAGCAGTCCGAACTGGAACAGCAGGCTGTATTGCGGGATCAGTGTCGCCGCGGCCGGCACCAGCTGGAAGACGAGGAGACAGGCGATGGCGAAGCCGAAGGCACGGCCGCGCAACCGGCTGATCGCGAAGGCGGCGGGCATGGCGAGCGCCATCACGATGGCTGTCGTGCCGAGGGCGATCGAGACCGTGATGCCGGTGGCGCGGAGCAGATCGGGAGTGAACGAATCCACGTAGTTCTGGAACGTCGGGATGAAGAACAGACCGGCGGGATTCTTGTTGACCTGCGCCGGAGTCTTCAGCGACGTGGCGAGCACGTACAGCAACGGACCGACGTAGGCGATGAGGACCAGGATCAGAAGGCCCGCCGACACGCGCCGCGGAAGGATGGTGGCCGAGTACGCCATCAGTCTGCGCTCCTCTCGCTCATGCGGATGTAGATGGTGGCGAACACGGCCACGAAGGCCAGGCATATGACAGCGGTCGCCGAGCCCGAGCTGAAGTCCAGCGTGCCGAACGACTGCTGGTACGCCAAGTACGGCAGCGTCGTCGTCGCGTTGCCGGGGCCTCCGGACGTCATCACGTAGGGGAGGTCGAACGCCCGGAAGCAGTAGATGACGGTCAGGAGTGCCTGTACCGCGATCGCCGGCCGCAACGCCGGCAGCGTGATGTAGCGGAAGACGTGCCAGGTGCTAGCCCCGTCGACCACGGCCGCTTCGATCTGGCTGCGGTCCCTGCCCAGGATCGCGGCACGGAAGATCAGCGATGCGAATGCCGATCCGACCCACGCGACCACCATGGCGACGGCGAGCAGGGCTCCGACGTCGTTGGTGAGCGGGGACTGCGGTCCTTGCGGGCCTACCCCGACCCCCGTCATCCCCAGCAGCTGCGGGACGGGCCCGTCGCTGGCGAGGAGGAACTTCCACACGAACCCGACCACCAGGGGCGGTAGGGCCCAGAGGAACACGAGGAGTCCCTGGGTCACCAGGTTCGCCCGATTGTTGCGTTCCAGGACGGCGGCGATGAAGAGCCCACCCAGCACGGTTGACACGGTGCTGATGAGAGTGATGAGCACTGTCGCCCGGAGCGCCGGCAGGAAGTCGGTGTTGGTGATGACGTGGATGTAGTTGTCGATCCCCACCCACTTCCATGCGCCCTCGACGATCTGGGCGACGCCGACCTCGCTGAAACTCATCCGGAAGAGCTGGACGAGGGGCCATGCGCTGAAGAGGAGAACGAACGCCGCGGCGGGGGCGAGAAAGAGAGTCGCTCGCCCCCGCCGGATGGTCCGACCTGGCCGCCGGCGACGGCTGGTTCCTCGTGTCACTGGCCGCGGGGTCACCGCAGTGCCTGCTTCCGGTTCGGGAACCTGTTGCATGCCGTCCTCACTAGGGCTTGTGTCGGTCGACGTCATCATTTGCTGACGAACACGCCCTTCAGCGAATCCGCGAGCGTGCTTGCCGCGGCGTCGGGCGTCGTGGTCCCCTGTCGGAGTGCCGACCACTGCTGACCGACGGCCGTGGTGGCCTTCAGATAGTCTGACGGGTCCTTGAACTCGGATCGTGTCCCCGTGTCCTTCAGCTCGGTCGTCCAGGCCACGATGTTGGGGTCGTTCGCCACCGACGGATCGGCCTGTGCGTCCTTACGGGTCGGAATGCTGCCCGACATCTCGAACGTCTGGACCTGTCCTGCTTTGCTGAGCCACGTGCTCGACAGATAGTCCCAGGCGAGCGAGCGGTTCTTCGAGAAGGCGCCCAGTGCCTGGCCTTCGCCACCAGGAGCGACCTTGCCGCCCGGAAGAGGCGCGACACCCCATTTGAAGGTCAGGTCCTTTGCGGACTGGTACTGCCAGTTGCCGTTCTGGGTGAACGCATAGTCGCCCTTGGTGAAGGCGGACCACGCGTCCGGCTGCGTCCAACCAACGCTGTCGGCCCCCAGAGCGCCGGCCTTCCCAAGGTCGTACCAGTCCTGGAACACCTTCTTCACGTCGGGGCTCTGGAAGTCGTTGTAGTTCCCGCCGTTTCCGAGGATCCAGGCGACCGCCTGGGTCTCGCACTCGCTGGTGGGGGCGCCGCACTGTGCGATCCCCTTGAAGCCGGCACCGACGACCTGCTTCAGATCGCTTTGCAGCTCCTCGAACGTGCTGGGCGGGTTCGATATCCCCGCTTTGTCCAGGATGTCCTTGTTGTAGTAGAGGGCTGTGGTGTTGACGTAGGCCTGCGTCGAATACGTCTTACCGTCGATCACGCGGGTGGCATACTCGGGGAATTCCGACTTGTCCTTGAAGCCGTCCCATTCCTTGGTGATGTCGGCGAGCGCTCCGGCCTGGACCAGACTGGCCGTGTTCGCGGGGTCGTACACGATCAAGTCGGGGCCGGTGCGCGTCGACGCGGCAGTGATGATCTTGTTCGTCAGCTGGTCGAAAGGCACCACCAGATACTTGATGGTGACGTCCGGGTGCGTCTCTTTGAAGTCGGACTCGAGCTTCTTGATGAAGGGTGCCTGCTTCGGGTCGGCGTACGTCCAGATGGTCAGCGTATTCGAGCCGGCGCTGGAACCGCTCGAGCTCCCGGACGACGAACACCCCGTGGCCAGGCCGGCGGTGGCAAGCGCGATCGCTGCGACCATTGCTGCTCGACGGACGAGCGCTGTGCGTGGTCGCAGACGAGAGGAGGACAGCTTCATGGTGATGACAACTCCTTCGTTGAGGGCACCCCGGGCTGAAGGTGCTTTCCGGCATCATCGCATCATCGGATGATTGAGTCAATAGTCGGATGAAAGTTGCAGCACTGGCAGGAAGGGCATGTTCGTGCGATGATCAGTGGATGGTATCGACACAGCTACTCCCGCCTGAAAACGCCCAGGAGCGGCTGGCCCTGCACAAGACGATGCACGGGCATGTGGTCGATCAGATCGGGCGGATGGTCGTGCGAGCGTCACACGAAGGAGTGGAAGCGCTACCCACCGAGCCCGAACTCGTCGAGATGCTCGGGGTCTCGCGTGGTGCTGTCCGCGAAGCCGTGAAGTCGCTCGTCAGCAAGGGCATGATCGACGTCCGGCCGCGGACGGGCACGAGGATGCGACCGCGGCAGGACTGGAACATGCTCGACCCAGCCGTGCTCCGCTGGAGCATCGACGGCGGGTATGGAGAACGCTTGCTCGCGGACCTCGCGGGTCTACGCGCCGCCGTCGAGCCGCCGGCCGCGTCTTTGGCGGCGATCCACGCCGAACCGGAGGCGGTCGCCCAACTCTGGCGAGAATTCATCGCCATGGAGTCCGCCGCGATGTCCCAGAACAGAGCCGAATTCGTGGCCGCGGATGGGCGCTTCCATCAGCAACTCCTCCAGGTGGGCGGCAACGAACTCTTCGGCTCCCTGGGCAAGGCGGTGGAGGCGGTGCTGTACAGCTCGTTCACTCTCACGTCCGCCACCCACGCGGCTGTGATGGCCAGCGTTCCTCTTCACCGAAGCGTGCTGCTGGCCGTCTCCAGTCACGATGCGGCAGGGGCGGCGGACGCTATGCTCGCCGTCGTCTCGGCCGGGAACACCCTGTGTCTGAGTCCGGTCGAGTTCCAGGCGAGTTGACGCACGCCCTAGTCGACTGGGGACGAGCCCGCCGCGCTCACGACCTGACGCGGAATCCTTAGCGGGTTCGCCTCGGCGACCTCGGCGGGGAGGAGCTCCTCGGGAAAGTTCTGGTAGCTCACCGGCCGTAGGAACCTGAGGACGGCGGTCGCGCCCACGGATGTGTATGCGCTCGTCGAAGACGGGTAGGGTCCGCCGTGCTGCATGGCCGGCGAGACAGTGACCCCGGTCGGCCATTGATTCCACAGCAAGCGCCCCGCCCGTCGCTCGAGCTCGGGCAGGATGTGCGGGACCAAGTGGTCGCCAACCCTCTCCGCGTGGATGGCAGCGGTCAGAGTGCCCTCGTGCCGTCGCGCGATGTCGATCGCCTCGCCCGGACTCGAGTACTCCACGATGACAGCGCTCGCTCCGAATCGCTCTTCCAGCATGATCTCCGGATCGCGCAAGGCTGTTTGGGCGTCGGTGAGGAAGAGGGAGGGAGCGTGCGGAGTGGCGTCGCGTCCACGCAGAAGGGTTTGGACACCGGGGCGGGTGGCCATGTCCTCCTCGGCGGCGAGCAGTCTCTCGGCCATCTCGTGCGTGAGCATCGGCGCAGGAGGCACCGCCGCCGCTGTTTCCGCCGCGAGAAGGGGAATCCGGGTTCCTGCCGGGATGACGAGGACACCGGGTTTCGTGCAGAGTTGCCCGGCGCCCAGTGTGTACGAATCGACAAACCCGGCCGCAATCCCGCCCGGCCGGGCTTGCACCGCCTCAACCGTGACGAAGACGGGGTTGATGCTGCCGAGCTCACCGAAGAACGGGATAGGCACCGGCCGTGCGGCCGCCGCATCATAGAGCGCCCGGCCCCCGTGGGTCGAGCCGGTGAAGGCTCCGGCGGCGATCGACGGATGCCGGACGAGCGCTATCCCGGCCTCGAATCCCTCGACTAGTGCGAAGGTCCCTGCAGGAGCGCCGGCATCGGCCAGCGCCCTCGCGACAATCTCCGCTGTCGCTCGGGACAGGTTCGGGTGCCCCGGATGCGCTTTGACGATCACCGGACACCCCGCGGCGAGGGCGGACGCGGTGTCACCCCCCGCTACCGAGAATGCGAAGGGAAAGTTGCTCGCCGCATAGACGGCTACAGGGCCGAGCGGCCGATGAACGCGTCGGAGATCGGGGGCGGGCGTTACCGGATGGCCCGGATCGGCGTGCTGGATGATCGCGCCGCTGTACTGACCACTGCGGA is a window from the Leifsonia sp. AG29 genome containing:
- a CDS encoding aldehyde dehydrogenase (NADP(+)), translating into MSTDGRIVRQETNMTTASDLDSLALTAADAVPALWATTAEERGRWLRLVADALDLHADTLVALAQEETHLSEARLRGELGRTTYQLRSFDPAIRSGQYSGAIIQHADPGHPVTPAPDLRRVHRPLGPVAVYAASNFPFAFSVAGGDTASALAAGCPVIVKAHPGHPNLSRATAEIVARALADAGAPAGTFALVEGFEAGIALVRHPSIAAGAFTGSTHGGRALYDAAAARPVPIPFFGELGSINPVFVTVEAVQARPGGIAAGFVDSYTLGAGQLCTKPGVLVIPAGTRIPLLAAETAAAVPPAPMLTHEMAERLLAAEEDMATRPGVQTLLRGRDATPHAPSLFLTDAQTALRDPEIMLEERFGASAVIVEYSSPGEAIDIARRHEGTLTAAIHAERVGDHLVPHILPELERRAGRLLWNQWPTGVTVSPAMQHGGPYPSSTSAYTSVGATAVLRFLRPVSYQNFPEELLPAEVAEANPLRIPRQVVSAAGSSPVD